In Anguilla rostrata isolate EN2019 chromosome 1, ASM1855537v3, whole genome shotgun sequence, a genomic segment contains:
- the pop1 gene encoding ribonucleases P/MRP protein subunit POP1: protein MSGAKHRMRCKKMRNQPSSVTYSSPGWHNGGETSRSGHWHEHTPQGRGHSAPPSGWFRGHHVGGNVKGGQGYSQELPKYITASTFAKARAAEVKAMLKAVTKTTGSSHVFGALPKHMRRRAMSHNTKRLPARLREGALKMLEKSQQAGQKEKKEQPKSKSRKARRRHGNLLLEFNRRQRKNVWLETHIWHAKRFHMVKRWGYCLGDRPTYKCYRACYRAMSNYCLLQDLSYYCCVELQGQEELLLGALSRLTSTETGPTFAAGLCLSGRRQGSAVLYRADQYPTQPLGPVLFLWRPRSAGSIHRQLWIWVHPSLKQDLLPELQLVCQCSEAVVPPTPVPLPAPEPDPAAGPTEAPDREQPAGRKRKRKSAQGGSGDTVPMKKILGDGTRSPLTPVTWMSDSTGIVIRDLTMEIVRYRLIGPLSHSVLTDALTPASVCEAASKPETSCFWWPEHCKEESNMSLHREQADIFHLLKGLCSTGEVPSGSVLGLTVDDPRLTLPGKRIKVAPDVQQLEGEADDGRRALMLQGVPEHCCQSALWDQAVRHNVTHSKIPEQELNRMKSELLVPGSRLHPTPPQGRVPLLLVQQPGKQAGQEMASWGAGWDLLLPKGWGMAFWVPLVYRDVRIGGQQEALKHSQNKGASHFPNDFPDCPAGASFLQEQETQLLDNYKRRPPAKRPNYIKHGCLAPFRCPWQQLAEEWEMIVREGEEGDLPAPPPRPQPQEETSAPLPQEVTSRPDSAASPRSTVIVLRNRKALRTVSAWCRPTCSRGRRWRQPAQLEQLGPASKERLRTAHPSSLVWVRLSLLRKGRPSLHAMICVPTREDMQQLRTDPACCGPQEPRHTDHFMSRLKRRRKALKPASSSHKEERKPPEPGSAPSSTPGPEPGSAPSSTLGPEPGSAPSSTLRPEPGSAPSSTLGPEPGSAPSSTLGPEPGSAPSSTPGPEPVLTRGLWPDPLPSVTSHCSRVTLGWVTQGDFSLSAGCGEALGFVSLTGLLHALSSQPADLRGLVLLRNPASLQYRFAKINIEV from the exons ATGTCCGGAGCCAAACACAGGATGCGCTGTAAGAAAATGAGGAATCAGCCCAGCAGTGTCACGTACAGCTCCCCAGGCTGGCACAACGGTGGAGAAACGTCACGCTCCG GTCACTGGCATGAGCACACCCCACAGGGAAGAGGGCACAGTGCCCCACCCTCTGGCTGGTTCAGGGGGCACCATGTCGGGGGTAACGTGAAGGGCGGTCAGGGGTATTCCCAGGAGCTTCCAAAATACATTACTG CCTCGACCTTCGCCAAGGCCCGAGCAGCAGAGGTGAAGGCCATGTTGAAAGCTGTCACCAAGACAACGGGCAGCTCTCACGTGTTCGGCGCCCTTCCCAAGCACATGAGGAGGAGGGCCATGAGCCACAACACCAAGCGGCTGCCGgccaggctgagggagggggcgcTCAAGATG CTGGAGAAGAGCCAGCAGGCGGGccagaaggagaagaaggaacAGCCGAAAAGCAAGAGCCGCAAAGCGCGCCGACGCCACGGCAACCTGCTGCTGGAGTTCAACCGGCGCCAGAGGAAGAACGTGTGGCTGGAGACACACATCTGGCACGCCAAGCGCTTCCACATGGTGAAGAGGTGGGGCTACTGTCTGGGGGACCGGCCCACGTACAAGTGCTACCGGGCCTGCTACAGGGCCATGAGCAACTACTGCCTCCTGCAG GACCTCTCCTACTACTGCTGTGTGGAGCTTCAGGGGCAGGAGGAACTGTTGCTTGGGGCTCTGTCCAGACTGACCAGCACTGAAACTG ggcCCACATTCGCTGCAGGGCTGTGTCTCTCCGGGCGGAGGCAGGGCAGTGCGGTCCTGTACAGAGCGGATCAGTACCCCACACAGCCCCTGGGCCCGGTGCTCTTCCTGTGGAGACCCAGGTCTGCGGGCTCCATCCACAGGCAGCTCTGGATCTGGGTCCACCCCTCCCTCAAGCAG GATCTGCTGCCCGAGCTTCAGCTGGTGTGCCAGTGCTCCGAGGCTGTGGTGCCGCCCACTCCGGTCCCCCTGCCTGCTCCAGAACCGGACCCAGCAGCGGGCCCCACGGAGGCGCCGGACAGAGAGCAGCCcgcagggaggaagaggaaaaggaagagTGCGCAGGGGGGATCTGGGGACACGGTCCCCATGAAGAAGATTCTTGGGGACGGCACTCGGTCTCCGTTGACCCCTGTCACCTGGATGTCCGATTCGACGGGGATAGTTATTCG TGACCTCACCATGGAAATTGTACGCTACCGTCTGATTGGACCACTTTCCCATTCTGTACTGACGGATGCTTTGACCCCCGCGTCAGTGTGTGAA GCTGCAAGCAAACCGGAAACGTCTTGCTTTTGGTGGCCTGAACATTGCAAAGAAGAAAGTAACATGTCCCTTCACCGAGAGCAAGCAGATATCTTCCACCTACTCAAAG GATTGTGTTCCACAGGAGAAGTGCCCTCGGGCTCTGTTCTTGGGCTTACTGTTGATGACCCTAGACTGACCTTGCCTGGGAAGAGGATCAAAGTAGCTCCTGATGTCCAGCAGCTGGAAG gggagGCCGATGACGGGAGGAGGGCCCTGATGTTGCAGGGCGTCCCGGAGCACTGTTGCCAGAGCGCCCTGTGGGACCAGGCCGTCCGTCATAACGTCACCCACAGCAAGATCCCAGAGCAG gaGCTGAACCGGATGAAGAGCGAGTTGCTGGTCCCCGGCTCCAggctgcaccccacccccccgcaggGGCGTGTCCCCCTGCTGCTGGTGCAGCAGCCCGGCAAACAGGCGGGCCAGGAGATGGCCTCATGGGGCGCGGGCTGGGACCTGCTGCTGCCCAAGGGCTGGGGCATGGCCTTCTGGGTCCCTCTG GTGTACCGCGATGTACGCATCGggggccagcaggaggcgctcaAACACTCCCAGAACAAAGGGGCGTCGCACTTCCCCAACGACTTCCCAGACTGCCCAGCAGGTGCCAGCTtcctgcaggagcaggagacTCAGCTGCTGGACAACTATAAGAG GCGTCCGCCTGCCAAAAGGCCCAATTACATAAAACATGGTTGCCTCGCTCCGTTCCGTTGCCCTTGGCAACAGCTGGCCGAGGAGTGGGAGATGATCGTGAGGGAGGGTGAAGAGGGGGACCTGCCTGCGCCTCCTCCCCGCCCTCAGCCCCAAGAAGAGACCTCTGCCCCGctgccacaggaagtgacatcacgcCCAGACAGTGCCGCATCTCCTCGGAGCACGGTCATTGTCCTGAG gaacaggaaggctCTGCGTACGGTGTCTGCCTGGTGCAGACCAACCTGTTCCAGAGGCCGGAGGTGGCGGCAGCctgcgcagctggagcagctgggcCCTGCGTCCAAGGAGAGACTCCGAACAGCCCACCCCAGCAGCCTGGTGTGGGTGCGGCTCTCCCTGCTTCGGAAGGGCCGTCCCTCTCTCCACGCCATGATCTGTGTCCCCACCAGAGAGGATATGCAGCAGCTGCGCACAGACCCCGCCTGCTGTGGGCCCCAGGAGCCACGTCACACCGACCACTTCATGAGCAGGCTGAAGCGCCGCAGGAAGGCCCTGAAACCAGCTAGCTCCTCCCACAAGGAAGAAAGGAAGCCTCCTGAGCCTGGCTCCGCCCCGAGCTCCACTCCGGGCCCTgagcctggctccgcccctaGCTCCACTCTGGGCCCTgagcctggctccgcccctaGCTCCACTCTGCGCCCTgagcctggctccgcccctaGCTCCACTCTGGGCCCTGAGCCTGGCTCTGCCCCTAGCTCCACTCTGGGCCCTGAGCCTGGCTCTGCCCCTAGCTCCACTCCGGGCCCTGAGCCTGTCCTGACTCGGGGGCTGTGGCCAGACCCACTGCCCAGCGTGACCTCTCACTGTTCACGGGTGACTCTGGGCTGGGTCACGCAGGGGGACTTCAGTTTATCTGCGGGATGCGGGGAGGCGCTGGGATTCGTCAGCCTGACAGGCCTCCTGCACGCCCTCTCCAGCCAGCCTGCAGACCTCAGGGGCCTGGTGCTGCTGCGAAACCCCGCCTCCCTGCAGTACCGCTTTGCAAAGATCAACATTGAGGTTTAA